A single Campylobacter ureolyticus ACS-301-V-Sch3b DNA region contains:
- a CDS encoding macro domain-containing protein, whose product MISYEVSIKQGDLLDEKADILVNPSNTLMLLGSGVSRAFFCRCGGGELECLMQEKLKNSPLKPGEVIKTISNNENFTHIFHAAVLNYTFKNLPKYPNLNVIKNILNNIDNEILRYGKFDIRLGIPLIGCGIGGLSKKEVINLYKKHFIKNNSANIKCRVVIYGYTKEDFNLI is encoded by the coding sequence ATGATCTCTTATGAAGTTAGCATAAAACAAGGTGATTTACTTGATGAAAAAGCTGATATTTTAGTAAATCCATCAAATACTCTAATGCTACTTGGTAGTGGTGTTTCAAGGGCATTTTTTTGTAGATGTGGCGGTGGAGAGCTTGAATGTTTGATGCAAGAAAAGCTTAAAAATAGCCCTTTAAAGCCAGGTGAAGTTATAAAAACCATATCAAATAATGAAAATTTCACTCATATTTTTCACGCAGCTGTTTTAAACTATACATTTAAAAATCTGCCAAAATATCCAAATTTAAATGTTATTAAAAATATTCTAAACAATATTGATAATGAAATTTTAAGATATGGCAAATTTGACATTAGGCTTGGAATTCCTCTCATTGGGTGCGGTATTGGTGGGCTTAGTAAAAAAGAGGTGATAAATTTGTATAAAAAACATTTTATTAAAAACAATAGTGCAAATATAAAGTGTAGAGTTGTGATATATGGATATACAAAAGAGGATTTTAATCTAATTTAA